The following nucleotide sequence is from Oceaniferula flava.
AGGCCTCGCAGCTGCACTTTGGAGGTTTTGATGACTCGTCATCCTTGATCGCCTGCGTCATTGCCATGCCACTGTCCGAGACCGATGCCAAGATCCGCCAGATGGCCGTTGCGCCGGAGCACAGTCGCCAAGGTCACGGCTCAGCCTTACTGCGTGCCGTGGAGTATTTCCTGCATCATCGAGGATACAGGAACATCCACCTGCACGCCCGGGTCAGCGCACTGCCATTCTATCAGAAAGCCGGCTACCGCGAACATGGCAGCCCGTTCACCGAGGTCGGCCTGCCGCACCT
It contains:
- a CDS encoding GNAT family N-acetyltransferase, giving the protein MQPPSFSRIDFDSDAYREECQLRDRVLRQPLGLSLFDEDLSVEASQLHFGGFDDSSSLIACVIAMPLSETDAKIRQMAVAPEHSRQGHGSALLRAVEYFLHHRGYRNIHLHARVSALPFYQKAGYREHGSPFTEVGLPHLAMKKRLSRA